In one window of Helianthus annuus cultivar XRQ/B chromosome 17, HanXRQr2.0-SUNRISE, whole genome shotgun sequence DNA:
- the LOC110926391 gene encoding ylmG homolog protein 1-2, chloroplastic: MASSSSAASVSLMASQTLILQNPTYLTPTRPSIITLSNRRSHFSSKPLQFSRTNPNKTLISASSSSSSSSPTITPNPPSETLLTGSTRTLTTLLALVVTASKLFTHKLTNFALNLNLQQTLVSATGPLFFATMSGRPARLHTPLTVVAAGMAKWLDIYSGVLLVRVLLSWFPNIPWDRQPLSAIRDLCDPYLNLFRNIIPPLFDTLDVSPLLAFAVLGFLAGVLKNSRMGY; the protein is encoded by the coding sequence ATGGCTTCTTCTTCCTCAGCTGCGTCTGTATCTCTAATGGCTTCCCAAACCCTAATCCTCCAAAACCCTACCTACCTTACCCCCACCAGACCCTCAATCATCACTCTTTCGAACCGCAGATCCCACTTCTCTTCAAAACCCCTTCAATTTTCTCGCACAAACCctaacaaaaccctaatttccgCCTCAtcgtcttcttcatcatcatcaccaacaaTAACCCCAAATCCACCGTCGGAAACGCTACTCACCGGGTCAACCCGAACCCTCACAACCCTACTCGCACTCGTCGTTACAGCATCCAAACTCTTCACCCACAAACTCACCAATTTCGCCCTAAATTTAAACCTGCAACAAACCCTAGTTTCCGCCACCGGCCCGTTGTTCTTCGCCACCATGAGTGGGCGGCCTGCGCGGCTGCACACGCCGCTGACGGTGGTGGCGGCTGGAATGGCGAAATGGCTGGATATATACAGTGGGGTTTTGTTGGTTAGGGTTTTGTTGAGTTGGTTTCCGAATATTCCGTGGGATAGACAGCCGTTATCGGCTATTAGGGACTTGTGTGATCCGTATTTGAATTTGTTTAGGAATATTATCCCCCCGCTTTTCGATACATTGGATGTTAGCCCGTTGTTGGCGTTTGCGGTTCTCGGGTTTCTGGCTGGAGTTCTTAAGAACAGCAGGATGGGGTATTAA
- the LOC110920581 gene encoding V-type proton ATPase 16 kDa proteolipid subunit, with product MSSGSGFSGDETAPFFGFLGAAAALVFSCMGAAYGTAKSGVGVASMGVMRPELVMKSIVPVVMAGVLGIYGLIIAVIISTGINPKAKSYYLFDGYAHLSSGLACGLAGLSAGMAIGIVGDAGVRANAQQPKLFVGMILILIFAEALALYGLIVGIILSSRAGQSRAD from the exons ATGTCTTCAGGTTCAGGATTCAGCGGTGATGAAACCGCCCCCTTCTTCGGTTTCCTCGGCGCTGCTGCCGCCCTCGTCTTCTCCT GTATGGGGGCTGCATATGGGACTGCTAAGAGTGGTGTAGGTGTGGCGTCGATGGGGGTGATGAGGCCGGAGCTGGTGATGAAGTCGATTGTGCCGGTTGTTATGGCTGGTGTGCTTGGTATTTATGGTTTGATTATTGCTGTTATTATTAGCACTGGGATTAACCCTAAGGCGAAATCGTATTATCTGTTTGATGGCTATGCGCATCTTTCGTCTGGTTTGGCTTGTGGTCTTGCTGGTTTGTCTGCTGGAATGGCGATCGGGATTGTTGGTGATGCTGGTGTTAG AGCGAATGCACAGCAACCAAAGCTTTTTGTGGGTATGATTCTTATTCTCATCTTTGCTGAAGCTCTTGCCCTATACGGGCTTATTGTCGGTATCATCTTATCTTCGCGTGCTGGCCAATCGAGAGCAGATTAA